Proteins from a genomic interval of Euleptes europaea isolate rEulEur1 chromosome 16, rEulEur1.hap1, whole genome shotgun sequence:
- the GPR18 gene encoding N-arachidonyl glycine receptor, protein MNTSGQSLRMMPGNIHPEEYRISALVFYSFVFTIGLFVNLTALWVFSCTTKKRTTITIYMMNVALLDLMAIFSLPFRMLYYGKGSWFFGDTFCRVLSALTVFYPSIALWLLAFISVDRYLAVVQPKYAKELKNTTKALIVSVGLWLTTIATTSPLLFLSTDPDKDSNHTSCIKMIDIVYLKEVNALNFSRLVFFFLIPLFIMIGCYLTIIYSLVHGRTSKLKPKAKERSIRIIVTLIVQVLVCFVPFHICFALLMLRAGPISYNPWGAFTTYLMNLSTCLDVILYYLVSKQFQARVISVMLYRNYLRSVRRKSLRSGSMRSLSNINSEMV, encoded by the coding sequence ATGAATACCTCTGGTCAAAGTTTAAGGATGATGCCTGGAAACATCCACCCTGAAGAATACAGGATTTCTGCACTTGTCTTCTACAGCTTTGTTTTCACAATCGGCTTATTTGTTAACCTCACTGCCCTCTGGGTGTTCAGCTGCACCACCAAGAAAAGGACAACGATAACCATCTACATGATGAACGTGGCACTGCTTGATCTAATGGCTATATTTTCCTTGCCTTTTCGGATGCTTTACTACGGCAAAGGCTCTTGGTTCTTCGGAGATACCTTTTGCCGGGTTCTTAGCGCTCTGACAGTGTTCTACCCAAGCATTGCTCTATGGCTGCTGGCTTTCATAAGTGTCGACAGATATCTGGCCGTTGTGCAGCCCAAATATGCCAAGGAACTTAAGAATACAACTAAAGCTCTGATAGTGTCCGTAGGCCTCTGGCTAACAACCATAGCAACAACGTCTCCACTGCTATTCCTAAGTACCGATCCAGATAAAGACTCAAACCATACCAGTTGCATTAAGATGATCGACATTGTCTACCTAAAAGAAGTCAACGCGTTAAACTTTTCTCGCCTGGTGTTTTTCTTCTTGATTCCCTTGTTTATCATGATTGGCTGCTACCTAACCATCATTTACAGCCTTGTTCATGGAAGAACTTCCAAGCTGAAACCAAAGGCTAAAGAGAGGTCGATCAGAATTATTGTGACACTGATTGTCCAAGTCCTTGTGTGTTTTGTGCCTTTTCACATTTGCTTTGCGCTACTAATGCTGCGAGCTGGACCTATAAGCTACAACCCATGGGGAGCATTTACCACCTATCTCATGAACCTCAGCACATGTCTAGATGTAATCCTGTACTACCTTGTTTCTAAACAATTTCAAGCCCGAGTGATCAGCGTTATGCTTTATCGGAATTATCTCCGAAGCGTACGGAGGAAAAGTTTGCGATCTGGAAGCATGCGGTCATTAAGCAACATCAACAGTGAGATggtataa
- the GPR183 gene encoding G-protein coupled receptor 183 has translation MLIVEERNSHSLHSVPFLLLFFLGLLNFLEAPVMETGSNTSTCDLYEHEGLARILLPVFYGLIFIIGMLGNVLALIVVIKNRKKINSTTLYSTNLVVSDILFTTALPARIAYYAKGFDWPFGEVLCKLTALVFYINIYAAVNFMTCLSIDRFVAVVHPLRTRIRTVRCATYICCSVWFLVLAQTLPLVTQSLSHEEDKRNTCMEYPNFEKIPNLPWMLLGACLLGYIIPLGVTLVCYSKIVYKLYKNAKKNPLAEKSGTNKKAINMIFFIIVVFIVCLTPYHAAIIKHMITKIIFGNPECRDQKLFQKTLHYTVLLMNLNCCLDPLIYFFACRGYKRTVMRILRRQGSISLSSVARTGHEESSRDIGDANTATVTTALNGKR, from the coding sequence ATGCTGATTGTTGAAGAGAGAAACAGTCATTCTCTGCactcagttccatttcttctgctCTTTTTTCTAGGGCTGCTGAACTTCCTGGAGGCGCCAGTTATGGAAACGGGCTCGAATACCTCCACTTGTGATCTCTATGAGCACGAAGGTTTAGCGCGTATCTTACTGCCTGTATTCTACGGCCTAATTTTCATAATAGGGATGCTTGGAAATGTACTTGCTCTCATCGTGGTGatcaaaaacaggaaaaaaatcaatTCTACTACCCTTTACTCAACAAATCTTGTTGTGTCGGACATTCTTTTTACTACGGCTTTGCCTGCGAGAATCGCATATTATGCAAAGGGCTTCGACTGGCCCTTTGGAGAAGTACTCTGCAAACTCACTGCGCTCGTCTTCTACATCAACATTTATGCCGCTGTGAACTTCATGACGTGCTTGAGCATTGACAGGTTTGTGGCTGTGGTCCACCCGTTGCGCACCAGGATCAGGACAGTGAGATGTGCCACCTACATTTGTTGTTCAGTGTGGTTTCTGGTATTAGCCCAGACTCTCCCATTGGTTACACAATCCTTGTCACATGAAGAAGATAAAAGGAACACATGCATGGAATATCCAAACTTTGAAAAAATACCAAATCTCCCTTGGATGCTTCTTGGTGCCTGCTTACTTGGATACATAATTCCCCTTGGGGTTACACTAGTTTGTTATTCTAAAATTGTTTATAAACTctataaaaatgcaaaaaaaaatccacttgcTGAAAAATCAGGGACAAACAAAAAGGCCATTAATATGATTTTTTTCATCATTGTGGTCTTCATCGTTTGTCTCACTCCTTACCACGCTGCCATTATCAAACACATGATTACAAAGATTATATTTGGTAATCCTGAATGCAGGGATCAAAAACTCTTCCAGAAGACCCTCCATTACACGGTGTTACTGATGAATTTAAACTGCTGCTTGGATCCTCTAATCTatttctttgcatgcagaggatACAAAAGAACAGTCATGAGAATCCTGAGACGACAAGGAAGCATATCATTATCAAGTGTTGCTCGAACAGGTCATGAAGAAAGCTCCCGTGATATTGGAGATGCTAACACGGCTACTGTTACAACAGCATTAAATGGGAAACGATGA